From the genome of Prunus persica cultivar Lovell chromosome G8, Prunus_persica_NCBIv2, whole genome shotgun sequence:
CGACACAAGAGCACATAATGTTGAAAATGAGCAAGAAGGATAGAATTGTTATAAATCAAGAGGAATtggagagaattgagatagAGAGAAATTGATCTTTTATTGAATATCTGTGTTCTCAAATCTGTGTATTCTCTAAGTAGAGGGGGAGGGGGATGCCATATTTATAGGCAAGtagaggtgggctccacattataatttacaacactcccccttggagaccacaaatgatacggaatatgtctcgttaaaaaccttgccagtaaaaacccagtgggacaaaaaactggtcaaagggaaaaagagtacataatcatgtgtaacataaaattctatgtatattgacgcgcgtgcgacactgtctcgttaaaaccttgccaggaaaaacccagtgggataaaaacctggacgaaggaaaaagagtacagtgtttgaagatctttattgatagcgcgctccccctgatgcttggcaaaaatatcttttaagtcatactgttgatcaactttctgaatatcgtagttgacactgcttctgtgagtcaatcttgagcgacactgcctcgttaaaaccttaccagaaaaaacccagtgggataaaaacctggatgaaggaaaaagagtacagtgtatggaggtctttatgaaaaccacgctccccctgaaaaatttatgaCTAGCCATCCcaaagtggtggtgatggaactgagctctatctggtctagtatacttccggaaaaacatttaaggaccaacggataatcctcataaaaatgcttcaatactttcttagtataagcaagaatctcgttggcacaatgctcgatccttaagtcgagacaaatatttcgtgaattctgcagaagctttaatgtgttgcaatcacattataatcaatgtactcactgaggtaatttatgcatattaatattgagtacaaattttgtgcttcaagcacatgtcctttagggacttgctttatgcaatgtcaatcctctcaacggattttgtctaaaagggattaaactttatgacacattatatagcttttacccagctatttatacatctttaggaaatcgcttctggcgatatgctccgtgcatttaataatccttaaagataatatgttggtctccgtaattgtgtaataaggggggcacaattgaatctgtaaatatggagaaaaacccaacattccttgtttctgccagaaacagtgtgtcatacaaagtaggtatattcccttttattctgaacacccaagtataaatttcagtattaacatcttttggggttcgtattgtgggtttgttctttcacgttcattctcatctataatggaattacctcattccattttggccaatgatattgtcgacatttaataattaaacgtggttccaattaacacagcccattgatgatttgagtagctactccaaaatcaaaaattgtcattcatcaattcatgatcccaccattctcatgtgcatgcgcatgcatcaattataagtatttatttgcctttgggtacccaagccacttcatggggctttaattatgtgagaatgtggattataacctccattggagcgttatttagcagtagggcgtggataatctccatttagggagttggaacatttagaacccatatatctgtcatgctgaaggcatgccacagattaatacattcatgtcaattaattgctgggaccttaacccatattatgggactttaacccatataatttgctacgcattaggcgtgcacaatatcaatattgacatgtcaaaggattgtcctttcgggacttcaatccacatcatttgctacgcaacaggcgtgcatcatattgatcactgctatacccatattctgttcttatgggacttttaatctgtgcagtgtattatcaatgtatccaacttgcaatctgtaaaatttgcattaataattcatggatacatacaagccattcttttggaacagacttatctccccatttgattacctttcaagataaaatatcaaataagtgtataagcatataataacacaagtattgcttacatccttaggggggagaaacttttctcaagtatcattcaagctcgtatcggcccagtaaatataatgtagcgcttgatgatctagttatatcctgcaagagcaaaaacacaactcttttctctgtcaaaaacaaataatcctcagagagttacaaaaagagaaaaaatgcaaaaaaaattgtgatattgattgcaagagatggtaagcaatcagggaaggaagctggtgggagcagacaacaagctcagcaatcaaggaaggaagctggtgggagcaaacaaccagctctcatttcttctagtctagaagaacttccggagattagagcataaggttgccttcacagttccctgatgtagcggaaacgtgatcagggatagtctcgcttcctgaatggatgatcagagatagtcttgcttctcgagcatattaagtgctcactgataagaaaaacaagtagatatcgcatccctaggtatggagaaaactggatgtcttctgcaaagagaatttcgttagtaacacatttatacacaaatacaatgaatagatagaaccggtgaatttcaaattaaccataggaaaaattgcgagattctcgggatacttttgaaaaaatagctccgtgaaatccgtaaagcaagatcggcttttgacgaaaataatactttgaaaacgccgaaagtgccgacaaacattaatggaggccacgtgaagttttggaatctgggaaagaaaaaagaggatatggggatccgagaagatattgggatcctgaaaaactgtagccatatttcctcctatagatattgcctttgcaaaacttgattggagcaactgcgtttcaacttaacttccttcattttctgaaactttagctttcttaagactttcttcgaaaccttcttaaaaatggcttcctattcttcctgcccaaattatttcaatttaaatgatactcccacaacaaccagtgacgcccaagtttggcgtccatcctttgtatccaaaaatcgtcatctcacagttaatgattctgtgatgatgaatgatgctactgctgtcatagtagctaggaatttcattactccaatggatgaaatgctgttaacagggagatcagagaaagaggctattgatgactcaatggattttagcattcagagtgctgcttctgtttctaacatggctgatcgtttgcgtgctagagcaaacgaggttcagattttaacaactgaaaattcgtctctccaaagaatgcttcatgagtctcaacaggaggttgagaaacttaaaggagagaataatgccttgttgaaactggtgagttcatactctgttgatacactgagaaggctagacatgctgcaggtctctaatgaaagaattttgggagaccgtgagaggctcatggctaagcttaagaggcgtcgtcctcttctttcagaggcttccagaacataatgtatttttatagattttacagggcctgcaccttcattgcaggaaaaaatctatctgttgtatgttcctgttataataattgcgcacattcttaaacttgcacctgtggtttttacgtcttttcaaattgacggtttggaactttgtgccttataggttcaaataaccacatcgactctcccaaatttcatatttcaacgtatggaacttttggcctgggctaaacacaaactcagaatttattcgccctTTTTCAAATGAACATGAAATATGGATTGAGTAAAGgccacgctaatatctcatataattgagttcatgagcttccggcccagatataacaaaatatgaggggagcctcaattcatcattctcttatgccaaagaaatatgtggcgtaccacaatttgcaataatacctcaagggttgtccatttaattgttggaactttagGTTCTCAATActtttagattttgaacttcaggccaaaatcacatattctcatggtatggatattcaatccccttagattttgaacttcgggccaaaatcacatattctcatggtatggacatttttacaattttctgtacatatttcgggacttcaagcccttacataattgtccatattttgaggaacttctggcatctcatttaattgctcatccatgagtttaaggaactgtaggttccctttttgaatatagtgatagtttacccaaaatggtaaatatttatgcatacatcactattcatgtatacggcactattcatgtgtacagtacattttccagtacagttatcatccatgtgtacggcattatgaaccaaaacggtactgttacatcattaaggaaccccaggtccttatgtacatgtcaaggatcaaggaccctcaagtccagtcacatgtttacaaatatagtaccggagagactgccagctttcatattaacatcatcatcaaggatcttcaagtcctgatgtaattgtatgatgaggatcaaggaacttctggtcctgatctgcatactgtaaaaaaactcatcatacaacacatttaatccataaaataaattgctggtaaataaattactggtatggacgataaacccgcaccatactttaaataaaaggaaatataaagtatgagggttaattccacatcatacttttaataaaagtaaatgtgcagtaaagtaaattcataaagtatgagggttaattccacatcatacttttaataaaagtaaatgtgcagtaaagtaaattcataaagtatgagggttaattccacatcatacttttaataaaagtaaatgtacagtaaagtaaattcataaagtatgagggttaattccacatcatactttaagtaaaagtaaatttacgataaagtaaacatgcttgtatgggcactaattctgctccatacatttaaataaaaataaaggcgtggacgataaacccgcaccaccatttaaataaatactgttgtatgggtaataaacctacaccatacagtaaataaaataaatgtgcggtaaattaaatttcataaagtatgagggtcaattccacatcatactttaaataaaagtaaatttgcgataaagtaaaggcaattatTGGTGGGTTCTCAACAACACCACGATCAAATAGTGTAATATTGTTATACTGATATATTAGTGAAAGTTAGATATATCacgttggcttttcttctttccacctGCAATCTACACTGGTCATGAGTATTAAATTCTGTAGgtattttaataatgtatttaaTTGAAGGAAATAGAGTGAGGCAGAGTACTTATCCCTTTGTTTCGGTGGGTGTTCATATCCCTGGCAATAATTCATTGCTTTCCACTAGGCTGATCGACTTGCTGTGTATCCCACTTTTCAATAAAGCTCACTTTTTAGGCATGCTTGCTACGTCTCCAGTACTTTGCATCAAATCAACACCGGCCTTTCAACACCTTTTAGTGGCTTACTTTTTGACCATACTTCCTCCATCGATATCCATTTGCTGGTAGTGGAGACTTAATGTAAAGGTGTTGTCGATGACGGTGATCTTGGGTTTGCAGCTTTGAATCTGAGAGACGGCAGCATAACGAGCCAAACCCCAGGCTGCTTCCTTCACAACCAATTCAGATTGGCCATTTGGAATGCTAATAACGGTTCGTCATTTTGCAAAACGAGCACCCTGTTGGTAATAAGCAGCAGAGCGAGAGGCAAGGCCATCAAGACCTTGGCACCATGACTCGTTGTTTGATCCGGCCAAAGGAACTAGACCCTCGTCGACCTTAATGCCGGGGACAATGTTCTGCTCAACAAGCACATCAGCAATTTTCCTGCCATCAGTTGTGGCCCTAGTCTCTGGAAATGTGAAAAGTGTTTGATCTTGAAAAGCTTCCGGCTCCGCGAAGTGGATCAGAAGGCAAATGGCGCCGCCCATGGACTCGCCGTAGAGAAAACAGGGGACGTTTAGAAATTGGGTTTCTTGCTGCTTGACCAGGGTGAAGAAAGCGAGGCAGTCTTGGACCAAGAGATGGACATCGGGGACGAAGGCCCTGAGGCCGTGGGATTGGCCGTGGCCTTCGAGGTCGAGAGCGAAGCAGGCGAAACCCTGTTGGGCGAGGAAAATTGGGGTGGCTTGGAAGGTCCAGCTGATGTCGTTGCCGTAGCCGTGGACCATGAAGATGAGGCCACGTGGAGGGGAGAGAAGGGGCAGCCATTGCCGGGTGAAGAGCTTGAGGCCTCTGGGTGAGGTGTAGAAGGATTTGGAGGCTTTGATGCCTTGGAGACTGTAGTATTCTTGCTCTGGGGTGTTGCCCCAGTAGTGCAGAAGTTGGCCCGATTGGGTTTGGGTGGAGAGGAggctttcttcttccttcattcTGGGAAGTGGCTGTTTTGTTTGCTGTGCTTCATGATTCGCGGCTCTCACTTAGAATTGGAAGAAGCTGATGACTCGACCAGATGGATGGATGAAGGatgactttttttgttgtcttgATGTTGATGAACCGGGTTTTGAGGCAGCAATGTTTGATGAATATTTCATCTGGGAATCGATCAATCCGTAAATCCAAACCGGTAGCTGCTGATTAGCACTGCAGTGATCCGGTTTTCGATTATCTAAGTTTGGATTTTGAACTGCTACGGAAGGGGCAGAGGGGTGTTTGGTTTTAGGTGTAATTAGTCAACGAGGTGTCTGAGTCTTTttactctcttcttctctgggatttcaagagagagagagcagagggAGTGGTCTGGTACAgaaaaaattgggtttttctGACTGGGTTTCATCATAAAATTCAGCTGGTATTGTTTGAACgaaatcgtgctgataacgtgttataaatcaaGAGGAATtggagagaattgagatagAGAGAAGCTGATCTCTTATTGAATATCTGTGTTCTCAAATCTGTGTATTCTCTAAGTAGAGGGGGAGGGGGATGCCATATTTATAGGCAAGtagaggtgggctccacattataatttacaacaagAATGAGGGGTTATTGCGAGGGGTTATAATGAAAGGGTTCTTAATAGGATATAGAGTTATTATTGGACTATTAGATTGAACCTCCTCATTGTATACTACCAAAATAGCCTCGTTATAGAAGCTCCCTAAAATGAGATCGAATAGACTGGATTGTTGGCATCCAAGCCTCTTAGGACGATGATTGATTTATAGATTCATTAGGTCCCTCAAATGCAAATGTCGAacattaaatttgaatttgataacttacattttatttgatatgtcaaattaaaatattattttattatatattgtttatTGGTGTACAATCAAGAcacattaaaataataatacgaTAATGAAATAACATAACAAAGTGAAACAGTCAAAAATAACAGCAAGAGAGAGATGTTATTTCACTTAGGATTTAATTTCACTTTGGACACTTTATCATCAAGGCCACAGCGTTGGAGTGAGAAAGTGCCACTTTATCATCTCCCTTAGAAAAGAAACAGATGAAGGGATGAGT
Proteins encoded in this window:
- the LOC18767210 gene encoding caffeoylshikimate esterase, translated to MKEEESLLSTQTQSGQLLHYWGNTPEQEYYSLQGIKASKSFYTSPRGLKLFTRQWLPLLSPPRGLIFMVHGYGNDISWTFQATPIFLAQQGFACFALDLEGHGQSHGLRAFVPDVHLLVQDCLAFFTLVKQQETQFLNVPCFLYGESMGGAICLLIHFAEPEAFQDQTLFTFPETRATTDGRKIADVLVEQNIVPGIKVDEGLVPLAGSNNESWCQGLDGLASRSAAYYQQGARFAK